The proteins below come from a single Chryseobacterium sp. MA9 genomic window:
- the rpsB gene encoding 30S ribosomal protein S2, with product MAKANVKDLLEAGVHFGHMTRKWNPNMAPYIFMEKNGIHIVDLHKTAVKLDEACSALEKLTSAGKKVLFVATKKQAKEVVAKHASELNMPYITERWPGGMLTNFVTIRKAVKKMNAIDKMKKDGTFETLSKKERLQVDRQRANLEKNLGSISDMVRLPSAIFVVDILREHIAVTEAKKLGIPVFGIVDTNSDPRKVDFVIPGNDDASKSIDMILSIVSESIKEGQSQRKADKEKSKEEGEVVSADKDADFDAE from the coding sequence ACATGACTAGAAAGTGGAACCCAAATATGGCTCCATACATTTTTATGGAGAAAAACGGTATTCACATTGTAGACTTACATAAAACAGCAGTTAAATTAGATGAAGCTTGCAGCGCTTTAGAAAAATTAACTTCTGCAGGTAAAAAAGTTCTTTTCGTAGCTACTAAGAAGCAAGCGAAAGAAGTTGTTGCAAAACACGCTTCTGAACTTAATATGCCTTATATTACAGAAAGATGGCCAGGAGGTATGTTAACGAATTTCGTTACTATCAGAAAGGCTGTAAAGAAGATGAATGCTATCGACAAAATGAAAAAAGACGGTACGTTCGAAACTTTATCTAAAAAAGAAAGATTACAAGTTGACAGACAAAGAGCTAACTTAGAAAAGAACTTAGGTTCTATCTCTGACATGGTTCGTCTTCCTTCTGCAATCTTCGTTGTAGATATCTTGAGAGAACACATCGCTGTAACTGAAGCTAAGAAATTAGGTATTCCAGTTTTCGGTATTGTTGATACAAACTCTGACCCTAGAAAAGTTGACTTCGTTATCCCAGGAAACGATGATGCTTCTAAATCTATCGATATGATCTTGAGCATTGTTTCAGAATCTATCAAAGAAGGTCAGTCTCAAAGAAAAGCTGATAAAGAAAAATCTAAAGAAGAAGGAGAAGTAGTATCTGCTGATAAAGATGCTGACTTCGATGCAGAATAA